One Vespula pensylvanica isolate Volc-1 chromosome 14, ASM1446617v1, whole genome shotgun sequence genomic window carries:
- the LOC122634228 gene encoding protein lethal(2)essential for life-like, whose protein sequence is MSLFPFIFSDWWEDLERPHRLMDQNFGLELNPEQLLTISNRMDILRQMERFPMSYYRPWIELVRQKDNGFSTVNADKDKFQVVLDVQQFQPNEIDVKVVDKFVVVTAKHQEKRDEHGWISRQFVRKYIIPEQCDIDQVTSKLSSNDILTVIVPRKEVPKIENERTIKIEYTGRPAI, encoded by the coding sequence atgtctctgtttccatttattttttccgatTGGTGGGAGGATTTGGAACGACCACATCGTCTGATGGATCAAAATTTTGGTTTAGAATTGAATCCTGAACAACTTTTAACTATTTCAAATAGAATGGACATCCTAAGACAAATGGAAAGATTCCCAATGAGTTATTATCGTCCATGGATCGAATTAGTTCGTCAGAAAGACAATGGTTTTTCGACTGTTAACGCTGATAAGGATAAATTCCAGGTTGTTCTAGACGTTCAGCAGTTTCAACCGAACGAGATTGACGTTAAAGTTGTTGATAAATTTGTAGTTGTTACGGCTAAACACCAAGAGAAACGTGATGAACATGGATGGATCTCAAGACAATTtgttcgtaaatatataattcctGAACAGTGTGATATCGATCAAGTTACATCGAAATTATCTTCCAATGATATCCTGACGGTTATTGTACCGAGAAAGGAAGTACCAAAGattgaaaacgaaagaacgattaaGATCGAATATACTGGAAGACCTGcgatctaa